Genomic segment of Aliarcobacter trophiarum LMG 25534:
GCATATAAATAAGAGATTGTATATATACCATCTTTTGAAGGAGTTAATCTTAAATTTGCATTTTTATACTCTTTTGCTACATTTTGCTTAAATATTTCAATAGATTTGCTTATATTATCATAAACTATTGTTTGTGGCTTATTATTGGCTTCTACTTTTTGTGATACTCTTTTTGGCTGTTCTACTCCCATAACTGTAAACATTGCTCCCCTATACCAATCATACGACCAGTAAAGCCCTGTAATACACATTATAATAAAAAATGGAACTACCCACATACCCAAAGAGCTATGAAGTATTGAGACAAATGCTCTCTTTTTATATTTAAAACTAAAGGTAAAACTTTTTAGAAAGTTTGCTTTAATTCGTGGCCAATATACAACTACTCCACCAATAGTTAAAAAAATAGCAACAATAGTTGAAATTGCAACAAGTTGTTTTCCTATCCACTGAGTATCACCTGAAAAGGTAAGCCATCTATGTAAAGAGAAGAAAAACATAAAAAAATCTTTTCCTACAATTTGTGGTAAAACCTCAGCTGTATATGGATTTAAATATATATTCAAGCCTTTCCTAGCACCCTCTTTTTCTATATTTAAAACAATACTAGAGTTTTCTAAACTTGAAAAAGAGATACTATTTATCTTTGTATCTATATTATTTTCTTGATAAATTTTTAATACTTCACTTTGCTCTAATCTTGATTTATTATCTAGATTTTGTACATAATATGTATCTTTATTGATAAGATTTAATATCTCTTTTTCATAAGATAAAACTGCTCCACTAACTCCAATTAGTAATAGTAAAACTCCAAAAATTGCTCCAAAAAACCAATGAAGCTGAAACCAAATCGACTTATGCATAAAGCTATACTCCTTTATTTTAGAAAAATCTTATCTAAGCAATTTTAACACTACTTTAACAAGATTGATAATTGTTATTATAATATTAATAAAAAAGAGA
This window contains:
- a CDS encoding PepSY-associated TM helix domain-containing protein; the protein is MHKSIWFQLHWFFGAIFGVLLLLIGVSGAVLSYEKEILNLINKDTYYVQNLDNKSRLEQSEVLKIYQENNIDTKINSISFSSLENSSIVLNIEKEGARKGLNIYLNPYTAEVLPQIVGKDFFMFFFSLHRWLTFSGDTQWIGKQLVAISTIVAIFLTIGGVVVYWPRIKANFLKSFTFSFKYKKRAFVSILHSSLGMWVVPFFIIMCITGLYWSYDWYRGAMFTVMGVEQPKRVSQKVEANNKPQTIVYDNISKSIEIFKQNVAKEYKNANLRLTPSKDGIYTISYLYANATHFRETNSMEIDPNSSLVVKDTKFEDKKLNEQLMASMLPLHSGEYFGWFGQLSYFISSFLMALFAITGYMLYYDRWKKKKAKALKEKVKS